Within the Photobacterium swingsii genome, the region CTGGATAAATATTTGTTGGTGTAAAGCTAACTAACGCCCTACGCGAGCTGTACTTGTTCCATACATTGCTCTACTTGCTCTAGGTTATTAACGCCCACACCCACTTGTGCAACAGCTAACGCCGATAAAGCCGTCGCAAACGTTAATGTTTGTTCTTTATTCCACTGATTTAAATGACCCCAACACATACCAGCAACAAGCGTGTCGCCCGCACCTACTGTGCTCACTACATCCATTTTGGGTGGTCGAGCACTTAGCCAGCCATTTTTATCTAGCCACATAACACCCTGTTCGCCGCGTGACACAACCACATTTCTGATCCCTTGCTGCGATAATTGCTCTGCGACTTCCGTCAGTGATGTCAGTGTTGTTAACGGCTTACCGGCCCAATCGGCAAGTTCGTCATCATTAGGTTTAATCAGCCAAGGGGTTGCTTCAAGCCCTGCCGTTAATGCTGCTTTTGAGCTATCAAACAGCACTTGCTTACCTTGCTCTTGCAACATACTGATCCACTGGGCGCATTTCTCTGG harbors:
- the pfkB gene encoding 1-phosphofructokinase; translated protein: MSVTNLKVVTVTLNPALDLTGSLASLNAGSVNLIKQGSLHPAGKGVNVAKVLAELGADVTVTGLLGADNQEPFCQLFESLGLNDAFVRVAGATRINVKVVEESGQVTDLNFPGVNVTEADIARFEQTLVTLAQTHDVFVLAGSLPQGVSPEKCAQWISMLQEQGKQVLFDSSKAALTAGLEATPWLIKPNDDELADWAGKPLTTLTSLTEVAEQLSQQGIRNVVVSRGEQGVMWLDKNGWLSARPPKMDVVSTVGAGDTLVAGMCWGHLNQWNKEQTLTFATALSALAVAQVGVGVNNLEQVEQCMEQVQLA